Proteins encoded together in one Lutra lutra chromosome 4, mLutLut1.2, whole genome shotgun sequence window:
- the LOC125097507 gene encoding uncharacterized protein LOC125097507, with product MGLEKLAVKGPRKEAIPLKGPYGNQGFPSLQERAASMGSSLALPWTAPHALWMPENVPWWLLSPEADSPCGPLSRPGQAEGEQQWWDPEGSPFTGNAQCVSIVGGPCEVTGSSRHTGHARQLPFNATMSSLISWYLWGEGSQGTGKVAYKCLTKDLNREWEHTFSPSIDKAFHIKGGLYPQRELHDNAGLVRTSAPWEMPTSLA from the exons atgggactggagaagctGGCCGTCAAGGGGCCCAGGAAGGAAGCCATTCCGCTGAAGGGGCCCTATGGAAACCAGGGTTTCCCGTCCCTCCAGGAGAGGGCTGCCAGCATGGGCAGCAGCCTGGCACTACCCTGGACGGCTCCCCATGCCCTCTGGATGCCCGAGAATGTGCCGTGGTGGCTGCTGAGCCCAGAAGCAGACTCACCCTGTGGCCCGCTCTCCCGACCAGGACAG GCAGAAGGCGAACAACAATGGTGGGACCCGGAAGGCTCCCCGTTCACAGGAAATGCTCAGTGTGTCAGCATCGTCGGAGGGCCGTGTGAGGTCACGGGCAGCAGCCGCCACACTGGTCACGCGCGGCAGCTCCCATTCAATGCCACCATGTCGTCTTTGATAAGCTGGTActtgtggggggagggcagccaGGGGACCGGGAAAGTGGCCtataaatgtttaacaaaagATCTGAACCGGGAATGGGAACATACATTCTCTCCTTCAATAGACAAAGCCTTCCACATCAAGGGAGGTCTGTATCCGCAGCGAGAGCTCCATGATAACGCTGGACTCGTGAGAACCAGCGCTCCGTGGGAAATGCCCACCAGCCTCGCGTGA